In the genome of Candidatus Methylomirabilota bacterium, the window GCTGCACCGGGCCTCCGGGCTGGCCGAGCGCGACGTCGCCGAGGCCGCCGAGCAGCTCGTGCGCCGGCGGGTGCTCCACGAGGTGGGTGAGCGCTTCGACCTGAGGCACGACCAGATCCGCGAGGTGGCGTACGACGCCATCCTCCCGCCGCGCCGCCGCCTCCTCCACCGGCAGGTCGCGGAAGCGATCGAGGCGCTGTACGCGGACGATCTCGCCCCGCACGCGGCCGCGCTGGCCCGACACTACGCCGAGGTCGAGCGGTGGGACCGCGCAGTGAGCTACCTCCGCGAGACGGTCGCGCAGGCGGTGACCCGCGGCGCGTTCCGGCAGGCGGCCGCCACGCTCGACCAGGCGCTCGCGACCCTGGCCCGCCTGCCGGACCGGCGGGACGTGCGGGAGCTGGCCGTGGACCTCCGCTTCGATCTCCGCAACGCGCTCTTCTCCCTCGGCGAGCCGGAGCGGATCTTTGCGTGCCTGCGCGAGGCGGTGACGCTCGCCGACGGCCTCGACGACTCCCGTCGCCTCGCGCGCGCGCTGGCCCATCTCACGCCAGCGTTCCGGCTGGCGGGTCAGTATGAGCGGGCGTTCGAACACGGCCGCCGGGCTTTCGACCTGGCCGTCGCGGTCGGGGACCTCGGGCTCCAGGCGGTGGCCCGGCTCTATCTCGGCCACACGTACCAGTCGGTGGGCGACTATCGGAGCGGGCGAGCGGCGCTGGAGCAAAACGTGACCGTGCTCGCAGGGCCGCGGGTCCGGGAGCGCTTCGGCCAGCCTGGCTTCCCCGCCATGACCAGCCGGGCGGTGCTGGCTCGCTGCCTCGCCGAGCTGGGGGAGTTCAGCGACGCGGCCATCCACGCCGCGGAAGCGCTGAGATTCGCCGACGAGGTCGCGCTGCCGTTCGTCCGCATGATCACCTGGAGCTTCGTCATCCTGCTCTACGTTCGCCGGGGCGACCTGACGTCCGCGGCAGCCCTGGCCGAGCGGGGTCGCGTGCTCGGCGGCCGAGAGGACCTCCGAGCGTTCTGGCCGTGGCTCGCCGCGGGAGCGGGCTATGCCCACGCCCTCGCCGGGCGACTCGCCGAGGGCCGGGCTCTGCTGGAGGATGCTCTGGCCGAGAGCGACGCCCTGGGGATGGTCAGCATGCGCGCTCAGACGCTCGGCTGGCTGGGTGAGGCGCGCCTGCTGGCCGGCGCCGGGGACGAGGCGCGGCGCCACGGGGAGGAGGCGCTCGAGCTGGCCGTGGCACTCGGAGAGCGCGGGAACGCGGCCTGGGCCCATCGGCTCCTGGGCGAGGTAGCCTCCGCCGATCGGGACGCCATCAAGGCGGAGGCCGCCGTGGCGCACTTCCAGGCGGCGCTGACTGGCGCCACCGAGCTGGGCATGCGCCCGCTGGCCGCGCATGCGCGGCTCGGCTTGGGCCGCCTCTGTCGCCGCCTCGGCCACCCCGAGGCGCGCGGGCACCTCGAAGCGGCCGTCGGTGAGTTGCGGGCCCTGGAGATGACCCTCTGGCTGCCGGACGCCACGGCCGAGCTCGCCGATCTCGGCAGAGGGCGTCGCGCGGGCCTTGCGCCCTAACTTCTCCTGCCCCATGGGTCGGATCGGCGCCGTCCTCGCGGCGGTGACGCTGGCGCTCGGCTGCCTAGCGCCGCCGCTCGACCTCGCGGCCCAGACCAAGGACGACACGATTGTCTTCGCCGTCCAGTCGGACACGGACACGTGGGATCCCCCCAACACCATCTCGCGCAGCGGGCTCATCCTCGGGTACCACGTCTTCGACCACCTGGCGGTGCGCGACCTGAAGACGCTGAAGGTCGTCCCCAACCTGGCCATCAGCTGGAAGAACCTCGACGACACCACCTGGGAGGTCAAGCTCCGCCCCAACGTGAAGTTCCACGACGGCTCGCGCTTCACCGCCCGCGACGTCAAGGCCACCTTCGAGCGCATCCTCGACCCGGCCAAGAAGCTGAGCGCGCGCGGCAACCACGCCAAGATCAAGAGCGTGGAGGTGGTGGACGACCACACCGTGCGCTTCCACACCGACGGCCCCTATCCGATCTTCGTCGAGCGGTTGACCGCCCAGGTCATGCAGTCCGAGAAGCAGATCAAGGAGAAGGGCCACGACTGGATGCAGGAGCATCCGGTCGGCACCGGCCCCTACAAGCTGGTGAGCTGGAGTCGCAAACGGGAGCACCTGCTGGTCCGCAACGACGAGTACTGGGGGCCCAAGCCCTTCTTCAAGCACGTCCGGGTGCGGATCATCCCCGAGCAGGCGACCCAGATCGCCGAGCTGATGGCCGGCGGCGTGGACGTCATCAAGGCGGTGCCCCCCGACCAGATGGACGTGATCGACAGATCGGGCCAGGCCCGGACCAGCACCTCGCCGATTCTCCGCACCTCTTTCCTCCAGCTCGACCAGGCCGGCCGGGGCGGCGCCAACCCATTCCAGGACCGGCGGGTGCGTCTGGCCGCCAACCTGGCCGTTGACCTGGATGCCATCGTTCAGCATGTGCTGAACGGGCTCGCCGATCGAGTCGGGACCGTGATCAGCCCCATGGCCTTCGGCTTCGATCCGGCCGTGAAGCCGCACCGGCAGGACCTCGGGCGGGCGAGGAAGCTCCTGGCCGAGGCGGGCTTCCCCAGCGGTCTCGACGTCCGGTTCATGACCGGCCCGCCGGTCGTCGAGCCCGCGATCCAGCAGACGAACGACGCGATCGTCGCGGACCTTGCCAACGTCGGGTTCCGCGTCCGCCAGAACTACATCGGGGACCAGACGGTCGTGACGGCGAGGGTGAAGGACGGCAAGGCCGATCCGATGTTCAACTGGTCGTGGGGCTACTATTCTGTCTTCGACGCCGACGCGATCCTCCACGACATCCTCCGGTGCGGCGAGCCGTACAGCTACTACTGCAATCGGGAGCTGGACGACTTGATCCAGGCCGGCCGCTCGACCCTCGACCTCAAGAAGCGGGCCGAGATCTATGCCAGGGCTCAGCGGCTCCTGTCCGACGACGCTGCCTATCTCTTCAAGTGGGCCTTGCGGGGCGTATGGGGGATCAGCAATCGCATAGACTACCAGGCGCCGGCCGACGAGATCGACCGGATGTATACGGCCACGCTCCGCAAGAAATAGCCGGCAAGGAGGCCACCGACGGCTCGCGCCGCTGCGGCTGGAACAGGCGTCCTCGTCCTCGCGCTGGCGCTCGGTTGCCTGGCGCCTCGCGATCTCGCCGCCCAGACCAAGGAGGACACCGTCGCCTCGCCCAGCCGCGCCATCTCCGTGTCCCGTCCGACCAGGGGCGCCTCGGCCGGCGTGGCGACGCTCGCCGTCGTCGTGGCCACCTGCGCCGGCCGTTGGCGCAGGACCTCGCGGTACAGCTCCTCGGTCTCGCCCTCCGGCTCGACCCCCAGCTCGCGTCGCAGCACGTCGACGCACTCCTGGTACTGGGCGAGGAGCCGCGCCAGCACCTCGAGGGCGAGCTCGCGGAGCCGCTCGCGCTCGCTCATGAGCCAGTCCTCGAAGGGCGGCGCCTCGACGCTGACTCCGGCCAGGAAGTCGCCCCGGTAGAGGCCGGCCGCCGCCTCGAGCGCCGGGGGCGTCCCCGCGGCGGCCGCCCGCTCGAACGCCGCCACGTCGGTCGGCACGGCATCGGCCGGCAGCGTGATCGCGTCGGCCGTGATGGCGAGCGGGTCGCCCACGGCCCCGCCGAGCGCCTTGCGGAGGACGAAGAGGGTCTGGCGGAGGTCGGCGCGGGCCGACCCCGGCGGCGTGTCGGGCCAGAGGAGCGCTGCCAGCTTGTCCCGGGGATGAACCTGCCCCGGGGTGAGGGCGAGGTAGGCCAGCAGGCCCTGCGCCTTCCGGGTGGGGATGGCCAGCATCCCTCCCGGGTCCGCCTGCGCCTCGAATCCCCCCAGGAGCCTCAGCGTGACCCGGCTCACAACCGCCCCTCGGGGGCGGACTTTAGCACGATCTGGCGCCACCTTGCCACCACTAACGCCTCCGCAGACGGTTTGCTAACGCCCCGCCGGCTACAGATGGCGCTGTAGGAACGAAGTGGGGCCATGCCCCGTCCTGGCGCCTTGTTGGGGGAGGAGGAGAGCCATGAGTCGCGATCGCATCGAGAACCGGTGGCGGTACCCATTCGCGTCCCTAGCCGTCGTTGCCGCGCTCGCCTTGGTCGCGGGGGGCTCGGCGGCGACCGGAGCGACGCCGCAGCGGCAGCCGCCTGCGGCTGGCGCGACCCTGACGCGCGCCGCCTATCAGGCGGCGGCCGAGGCCTCGTCGGAGATGCCGGCGCCCCAGCTCTTCGACAGGGTCGAGGATCCGGAGCCGATGCTCGACCATGCACTCCTGGCCAAGACCCTCGCCCTCAGGGTCACGCTCGCCCGCACCCCCGCCGCCCGCTATCAGGCGCTGTTCGAGGCCATGCGCGCGCTCCAGGTCGGCCTCTACACCGGCAAGGGGCAGCCGATCGTCCGCGGCGCCGAGCGAGGGCCGAAAGACTTCTATCTCTACAGCTTCGAGCTCGGCGCGCTGGCCAAAGGCCTGGAGCGGGGGACGACCGTGACGCTCTCGGAGGTCGCCGCGGACCTCACCGCCATTGGCTTTCGTCCCCATGGCCAGCCACTCGGCGCCGAGCGCCTGCGGCAGGTCCTGGTAGCGCTCACCCGCTCGTCGCTCGCGAAGCCGACCGACGCCAAGACGCTCGGCCTGCTGCTCTTGCGGGAGCTGGGCCTCCGTCACAGACCGCCCTACGACATCGCCCAGAACCCCCCCCTGACCGCCGTGCGCCTCGACGCCCTCCAGCGGTGGCTGCTGACCGCCGACATCGCGGGGCCCTTCCTCCACTTGAGGCCGCGCCGCTCGGCCGCCGTGGCATCGGGCCCCGCGGGGCCGTGCGGGTTCCTCGGCGACGCCGAGCTGGAGGCCTGGAAGTACGGGAAGATCGGCAACTTCTTCCTTCCGGTGATCGGCGAGTCCCTGAGGCTCGTGGAGGCCTTGGTCGACCTCGAGCACGCCCTCTTGGTCGGGCTAGTCCTGGACATTCAGGAGACCGTCTTCAGCCGGGAACATCCTGAGACGCATTACGGCCCGCCTGGCCATTACGAGAACGCGGGCAAGCCTCTCATCTTCCAGATTGGAGTGCAGATGATCGCCCGGGCCGCCCAAATTCCCGCAGAGGTCATCGCGTGCGGGCGATTGCTCGGCCTCGAGATTCCGCCGGTCGGTCCAGTCAAGGGGGTTCCCGTCAACTGGCAGTCGCTCTACGGGAGGTACGAATACGAGAGGCTCAAGAAGTACGGAACGATCATCCAGGAGGAGAGGCAGACTAACGAGCGAGGACTCGCCAGCCTGGTCTTGCAGCCGAAGGAGGAGAAGGTCCCGGGCTTCGGTCCCAACTATTTGGAGCGCACCCCGGTGAAGGTGAAGGTCGCCTTCCTCAAGAACCTCGGGAATCTCCTCGCCCACCTGGCGGAAGCGGTCGCGCCGAAAGTCGTCACAATAGAGCACCGCGTCAGTCACCACCAGCCGCGCGGCTTCAAGTTCTCGGGGCTGAAGTGGCGCGTCGAGAGGCCCGATGGGGTGTACGGGCCCAGCTACAGCCAGTACGAGCTGCTCTCCGCCCGGGTGTGCGGGGACGACCCGTTCAACCCAGTGCCAGCTCCGCTCCCGGGGTGGGAGACGCGCATCTACGTGGTGTCGGATTGGCCGATCACAGGTCACCACCGAGAAGAGATCGTCACCGGGAGGTGGCTGCCCGGCCCAGGCGGCGCGACCGAAGGGCATTTCTACGTTATCGACACCCTCGGTGCAGAAGGACACGGCGACTGGGTATCGAACCCTCCGGGCACGCCGCCGCAGGTGCGGCTGGTGATCCGGGTTAACTTCCCAGAAGACCCGCCCCAGGTGTTCGAGCAGGTCACGCTCGCGACCGTCTTCGATGACGAGAGCTGCCCCGGGAACAGAGCCCATGGTGAATGAGGCGGGCAGGGCGAGCCGCCTCGTGAAGATGAAACGAAGCGGCTGCGAGGAAGGAAGTTCGGGCCATGCGCCGTCCTGGCGCATCGTTGGCGGCGGCGATCGCTGTCCAGTGGAGTCGAGAGGAGGGAGACCATGACCGGGTTCCGCCCTCACCCGCTGGCCGGTGTCGGGATCGTCCTGCTGGTGGCCGCCGGCTGCGCCCCGGCACCCATCCGGATCTCGGACGCCGAGATCGCGCGCCTCAAGGGAGAGCCCGAGGTCCGCGTGGTGCGATACGAGCCGGCGAGCCTCCAGGTCACGACGCGCGGGGGCGACGCGGCCCGGCAGCTCGGCCTGGCCGGCCTCGCCTTCGGATCCGCGGCGGACGAGCACAAGGCGAGGCTGGTCGTGAAGGAGCACGGCCTTCAGGATCCCGCGCTCTCGGTCCGCGATCGCCTGGTGGCCGGCCTCACCGGCGAGGTCGGGCTGACGAACGTCCGGATCGTCGAGGAGCCGGCGCCCACCGACGGCGCGGACGAGCTCCGGCGTCGCTTCGGCATGGGCGTCATCCTGGATATCAAGACCATCGTGTGGTGGCTGAACTACAACCTCAACGCGTGGGACGCCTACCGCCTGCTGTACGTTGCACGGGCGCGCCTCGTTCGGCTCGACGGGCCGTCCGTGGTCTGGCAGGCGATCTGCGACCGATCGGTGACCGAGGAGCCGACCGCGAAGCTCGCCGACTTGATGGCCGACGGCGCTCGCTTGCTCAAGCAGCGGACGATCGAGAAGACCGACTGGTGCGCCCGGACCCTGCTGGAGCAGCTCCGGGCTCGCTGAAACTGCCCAACGGGTCGGGAATGGACGAAGAGCTTCCGCCTCTACAGTCCGTAGGAAATGGCCAGGTCGGGAGGGTTCATGGCGAGTGACGAGGAGGGACGGCATCGCGTGATCTTCATCGTCCGCCTGGACCGGGACGCCCTCGGGCGGGTGACCGGCGTGGTCGAGCGGGTGCGGACCGGTGAGAAGGCCCGGGTGGACACGCTGGCGGACGTAGTCCCGGTCCTCACGGCAATGCTGGCCCGCGACGAGCCCGAGCCGGCA includes:
- a CDS encoding ABC transporter substrate-binding protein, coding for MGRIGAVLAAVTLALGCLAPPLDLAAQTKDDTIVFAVQSDTDTWDPPNTISRSGLILGYHVFDHLAVRDLKTLKVVPNLAISWKNLDDTTWEVKLRPNVKFHDGSRFTARDVKATFERILDPAKKLSARGNHAKIKSVEVVDDHTVRFHTDGPYPIFVERLTAQVMQSEKQIKEKGHDWMQEHPVGTGPYKLVSWSRKREHLLVRNDEYWGPKPFFKHVRVRIIPEQATQIAELMAGGVDVIKAVPPDQMDVIDRSGQARTSTSPILRTSFLQLDQAGRGGANPFQDRRVRLAANLAVDLDAIVQHVLNGLADRVGTVISPMAFGFDPAVKPHRQDLGRARKLLAEAGFPSGLDVRFMTGPPVVEPAIQQTNDAIVADLANVGFRVRQNYIGDQTVVTARVKDGKADPMFNWSWGYYSVFDADAILHDILRCGEPYSYYCNRELDDLIQAGRSTLDLKKRAEIYARAQRLLSDDAAYLFKWALRGVWGISNRIDYQAPADEIDRMYTATLRKK
- a CDS encoding BTAD domain-containing putative transcriptional regulator, which translates into the protein MSRVTLRLLGGFEAQADPGGMLAIPTRKAQGLLAYLALTPGQVHPRDKLAALLWPDTPPGSARADLRQTLFVLRKALGGAVGDPLAITADAITLPADAVPTDVAAFERAAAAGTPPALEAAAGLYRGDFLAGVSVEAPPFEDWLMSERERLRELALEVLARLLAQYQECVDVLRRELGVEPEGETEELYREVLRQRPAQVATTTASVATPAEAPLVGRDTEMARLGEATVSSLVWAARSRGARQPSASARTRTPVPAAAARAVGGLLAGYFLRSVAVYIRSISSAGAW